The segment ATTTTCATATGCGTAACATCCTCTGTCAAGTATTATACTATCGTTCTCTTTCAAAATGCTTCTTCTCATTAATTCAGCGATTATTTCAGAAAAAATTTTCGAATCATTTGGAGAACCTGAATGTAGCAAAAAAAGTTAATGGCAATAATGATTTTGAATCTATTGCCAGTGTTAGTTTATATCCGATGTAATACTCTTTTGAAGGCGAATATCCCCAGGAATAAGGTAATGAGTCAAGCTTTGATTTTGAATATTTCCTTCGAAACCAATTCAAATCAATGGATAATGCAGAACCGTCAATTATGATTGTTTGTGACTTTTTAGTTCTTTTCCTCGGTTTTATAGAATTTAATATTCCATTGGTTAATGCAATGAATTGTTCATCTGAAAATTGACTCGAAAATTGGTAAAGCCAATCGGCAGATGGAATCGCCCTAATATTTAGAAATTTTCGTTATTAGGGACGTTTCTTAATTTCACTAATGACATACATGATGTCTATAGAGAAAAACATAGCAACAAATATTATTGAAAGATAGAATCGGGCAAATGGACCCGGATTTATACCCGCTTTAGAGATTTCTTGTCCAAATCTGCGTTTATCAAAATTACAAATGACAGTTTCAAGCAATAACCATTTATGATCGTTAGGATCAACTATAAGTAGAGATTTCATTGTTATAACCAAAAATAAATGTCCTTCTTGTAGCTTAGTTCTTTCGGTTTGAGTTTCTCCTTTTATCAGAATTAAGGGACATTAGAATACACTTTTCATGAGCCAGTGATATTTGGAGTAGTTAGGGTGAATTGGGGCATATTCATCCGGCTCAACCTAATTCATTTGTAATATTGCGTGCATATGGGCGATTCACTCATCGCCATGAACATTTTTTCCTGGTTATGGCAAAGCCGAGATACAATACTCCCTACCACCCTATCGATCAGATATTCCGTAAAAAACGTTTCAATCCAATCTGGCTGATAAATATTAGGATATCCAACAATCCGATTAATGATCAACAGATCATCTTCATCAAAAAAACCGTTTCGACGGGGTAAGATCAATTTATTCGTGCAATGAGCAGAAGCTAGCCCACCGGTGCAGTGTCACAACCAGGTGTTCTATACGATAGTGACCCAACCGGCGACCGCATGGTGCGGGCTCTATTCCCGTGTAATCTGCCAAAATTCTTGAATATTTCATCTCTCATGCTTATTTGAATCTCCTCAAGAACCATATGTGGGAACAGCCATAAAATACAGCAGAATTCCGGAGCATTCTGGCCCATGACACCAACACTAATCCAAGGCGTACATAAAGGAAAAGTTTCATCAGCAGTTAATTCCATTGCTGCCAGTGAGGGTTTCTCTCCTGAATATGTTCAGGAATGTATAGGATCCGGCAGCATCGTCATCATGCAGAGAGACGGACACTACACTGGTATCGGAAAAGGGCTGCGTACAAAAATCAATGTCAATCTGGGAACCTCATCCTCGAAAGTCTGTCTTGATGATGAGATAAAAAAAGCACAAATCGCTGAAAAATTCGGGGCTGACACGATCAGCGATTTATCAATGGGTGGGGATATAGATCGAATCCGGAAGACAATCTTCTCTTCGACCAGCCTCCCCATCACCACTGTTCCCGTATATCAGACTGTTTCGGAGATTGGCCTGAAGAAGATGACCGCAGACGATATTCTTGAAACGGTCAGGTCTCATGCAGAAGAGGGTATGAGTTCACTGGTCATCCATACTGTCACTTCAGCAATGCTCGCACAGATCCGGAAAAGAAAGCGTATCCTGGGGGTAGTTTCCAAAGGAGGATCTATCACCAGTGCGTTCATGGCGATCAACGAATGTGAAAACCCATTCATTGAACATTTCGATACTATCCTCCACATCTGCCAGGACCATGATATTGTCCTCTCGCTGGGCAATACGGCACGGAGTGGCTGTATCAATGACCAGCGTGATATGCTCCAGCGGATGGAGGAGAAGAACAACGTATATCTTGCAGAAAAGGCCCATGCTGCCGGGGTTCAGGTTATTATCGAGGGTGCGGGTGGCCACATCCGCCTGGATCGGATCGCCCCGATGATCCGACGCTATAAAAAAATGGCAGACTTCCCCCTCTTTGTTGCCGGCCCACTCCCTACAGATATTGGAGTCGGGTATGATCACATCGCTGGCTGTGCCGGAGCAAGTACGGCAAGTGCTGCCGGTGCTGATTATCTCTGCTATATCACGCCGGCTGAACATCTCGGTCTTCCGACAGTGGATGCTGTAAAAGAGGGGCTGATTGCGTTCAGGATCGCTGCCCACATTGGCGATACTGTTAAGTCGGGAGTTATGGCTGAGGACCGGTCCGTCGCCATGCTCCGTTCCGTTCTTGACAGAGAGGGACAGGTAAGGTGTGCCATCGATCCTGAACGGGCCTCCTCACTTTCAGATGGTGAGCCGGAATGCACAATGTGTGGGGATTTCTGTGCGATTAAGATCATTCAGGAACTCCAGTGACGATGTTACCTGTTCCGGACAGGTATTATTTGAACCAGAATTTTGACAACTATCTTCATCATGAGTTGATTCCATCAGTTTGGTTGAAACCGTAATGGAGACAGGTAGATGGCAGGTCTGTTTATTGTGGTGGTTTTACAATATAAGATATAATCCTCCTTTAATAGGAATTAATTTGTAAACACTTCATCAATAGACTCCATTTATTATTTCATCTGTCCTAATTGGATGAGTATTCAATATCATGAGATTCATGAATCACCCCCGTATTCTCCGTACTCACTCACATTCATCCTGCCTGCTGCAACAGACCGCTCTTCCTGTGTCCAGTTCACGGTCCCGATTTTCTTACTCAGTGAAACCAGCCCGGACCCGGTGATATCAACACCTCCGGATGTCAGACCCTCTGACATTCCCCGGACTGCAGTATAATTCCCTGACTCAAGAATTCCCCGGGTCTCGATCTCGGCACAAGGGTCTCATCATCTGACCTGGCAAACATACATCGCCAGATCTCAGACTCCGGAGCACTGGTCTGTCAGAATACTCCTGGATCCCTGCCGGATCAGTTGACGAGATCCGGGTATGAGTAACAACTTGAGTTGGTAAAATCTGATTGCCATGAACCGTTTGATCGAAATATATATATATCCAATATATTTCGTTGTGTTGATTTTTACAGCATAAGAGGTAGTCTCACTGCAAAGGAAATTGAATCGTGTGCTGCCAATCCGAAGTCCTTTTTAGAGAGATGTGGATATGCTCCACTATTCACAAACAAGACTAAGAGTGTATTTCACCATGCGGTGAGTTATATTTCCGGTTTCTTGACTCTGCTATGTGGCTCATATATGAGTAGAATATTCGAGAATATTCCCGAAAGTGGAACTTCTCGAGATTTTAGCCATTTTATCTCTTCTTCTCCATGGTCTCCCGAAAAAGTGATGAAATTGACACGAACAAATATTATTCACCATTTAGAGCCTAATGGAGCCGTAATTTTTGATGAGACTGGTCAACAGAAGTATGGATCTGATTCAGTTGGAACATCACATCAATATCTGGGCACTCTTGGACACACATGTACTGCCCAAGTGGTGGTCTTTGCGTCATATTGCGTAGATAATGTCTCAAATTTGATTGATTATCGGTTATTTTTACCAGAATCATGGGTTCATAATCACTTTAAAAGTCTAAAAGCAGAAATTCCTCTTGACCGAATTGAGCACAAAACAAAGTCTGAACTAGCTTTAGAGATGTTAAACTCATTTATCTCTGAAAAAATTCCATTCTCTTACGTACAGACGGATGGGTTGTATGGCAATGATTCAAATTTCATTTCAGGCTTATATCAGAGAAAAGTCTCATTTATCTGTGATATTCTTAGCGATACACTTGTTTACATCACCGAGCCCATACAAATAATTCCGGAGCGACAAGGAAACAGAGGTCGCTTTCCTTCAAAGCCAAAGGTACTGAATAATTTTCCTATTCAAGTGAGGTGGTTAGCCGAGATTCAACAATCTTGGGTTCGGTACCTATCAGATTTACAGATAGAGAAGAATAACTAAAACCCCCTGTTTTCAGTACCGAGTTTATAAAGAGTTTTTTAACTCAAATTTTTCGAAAGGGGTTTTAACTATCCTCGAGGATAATCTCATAAAAGTATAGAATATTTGAGAGTATTTTAGAATTAAATCATTTCTCTATAAGTAGTACCTTTTACAATATTAGTTAAGATACAGAATTTTCGATTCAGTTATGGGCAAATTGGGAATTATATGAATTTATCACACTTAGGTTTGTTGGGAATTATTCTATTTTCATTAATTTTAACATTTAACACAATTTCTGCAGCAACCACGGAAAATTGGGAGGAAAACTGGGCCCCATGGGTAACAAATACCTCACTCACATCAGCTACGATAAACTGGCGGCAGGATACCACTGGTCCTGGTATTGTTCAGTATGCAAAAACAAGTTCATATGAAAAATCCAAACAATTCGATGAAGTTGTAACGGATCTAACAGAGAAATCGATGCACCATGTGCTCATATCAGGCCTTGAGCCTGAAACATCGTATACGTACAGGGTACGACCTCTGATGAAAGAAGATACCTTTTCACCCAGGAAATTCAGGACATTACCACAGAAAGGACCCTTTACGTTCATTGTTTTAAGTGATACCCAGGAAGGATCCCGATATTCTGAAGACAAACGATTTCATTTTGTTGCAGATGCAATAGCTGAGGAACCTGATGTTCTCTTTATCCTTACCGGTGGCGACCATGCAAGTTATGATGATTTTAACAGATGGGGGATTTTCTTCCATAACGCTGAAGGTGTTCTTGGGAACACAACAATCTATCCCACTATAGGAAATCATGAGTACCATGATATCAATCATGGCGATGCACCACTTTCAGCAAGCAACTATCATGATGCGTTTAATATGCCACTCACCTATAGTTTTGACTGTGCCGGTATCAGATACCTTATTCTGAATTCACAGGATCCAGAAGAGGCATTACTTGTTGGAAGCGATGATCCGCAGCCATCGATGAACACAACCTCAAGCCAGGTTCCCTGGCTCCGGGAAAAACTTACCGACCCTTCACTTAAAGGAGTGTTCACGATACAGCATTATCCAGACTGGATGAACGGGAGAAAAGAGGTAGATCCCAGACTTGCCTCATGGGATGAATTATTTAGGGAACACAATATTAGTGCATCGTTTGCCGGTCATGTCCATGCATATGAACGTTTCCTAATCAACGGGACACCATACTTTATTGTTGGAAATGCTGGTGGTCCGGCAGTTACAGTTAATCGTACCAGGACGGAAGGATACCAGTTTGGAACAACAAAAAGACTCGGGTATCTGAAGGTCACGGTTAATCCTGATGCAAATACTGCAACAGCTGAAGAGAAGGTTGTAGGATATGTAAAAGAGGATAATGACGACGAAACACCGGTAATCTATAAAAAACCAGTCGTTGATGAAACGGTAACATTTCCACTAAAACGATAACCACTTTTTTTTATTGCTGGCATAGTGAATCTCATTGTTATGTATAATTACTAATACTCAACGATGATGGAGATATCGGAAAATGATTATGGAATTTTTGAAGAAATTAAAGAAAAAGGAGGGGAATATCGTTATGTGTTTCGGGAATCAAGGATTCCTACGAAAGAAAGGTCCGTTCATCGGGACACCGGAAAGGGATTAACAAACCAGACAAAAGTATCCCTATGTATTCCCGGATACCGGCCATTCTCATACTGCTCTTTATCACGGTTCTCCTGGCTGCTGTTACCTGCCAGGGGCAGGTTGCCGGAATATTCCTTGCCGTATGGACAGCCGTTCAGAACACGGGAAACAATACCAGCACCCTGCAAGGACCGGATGTCATTCCCAGTTCTGATACCGGTTTGTGTGTCGCTCCAGGCGATGAAGAATCATCCATTTCCAAAGGGAACGCCTATATGAAACAGCAGAAGTTCAATCAGGCGTATAACGCATTCAATC is part of the Methanospirillum lacunae genome and harbors:
- a CDS encoding IS701 family transposase, which codes for MVKSDCHEPFDRNIYISNIFRCVDFYSIRGSLTAKEIESCAANPKSFLERCGYAPLFTNKTKSVFHHAVSYISGFLTLLCGSYMSRIFENIPESGTSRDFSHFISSSPWSPEKVMKLTRTNIIHHLEPNGAVIFDETGQQKYGSDSVGTSHQYLGTLGHTCTAQVVVFASYCVDNVSNLIDYRLFLPESWVHNHFKSLKAEIPLDRIEHKTKSELALEMLNSFISEKIPFSYVQTDGLYGNDSNFISGLYQRKVSFICDILSDTLVYITEPIQIIPERQGNRGRFPSKPKVLNNFPIQVRWLAEIQQSWVRYLSDLQIEKNN
- a CDS encoding purple acid phosphatase family protein; this translates as MNLSHLGLLGIILFSLILTFNTISAATTENWEENWAPWVTNTSLTSATINWRQDTTGPGIVQYAKTSSYEKSKQFDEVVTDLTEKSMHHVLISGLEPETSYTYRVRPLMKEDTFSPRKFRTLPQKGPFTFIVLSDTQEGSRYSEDKRFHFVADAIAEEPDVLFILTGGDHASYDDFNRWGIFFHNAEGVLGNTTIYPTIGNHEYHDINHGDAPLSASNYHDAFNMPLTYSFDCAGIRYLILNSQDPEEALLVGSDDPQPSMNTTSSQVPWLREKLTDPSLKGVFTIQHYPDWMNGRKEVDPRLASWDELFREHNISASFAGHVHAYERFLINGTPYFIVGNAGGPAVTVNRTRTEGYQFGTTKRLGYLKVTVNPDANTATAEEKVVGYVKEDNDDETPVIYKKPVVDETVTFPLKR
- the thiC gene encoding phosphomethylpyrimidine synthase ThiC; this encodes MTPTLIQGVHKGKVSSAVNSIAASEGFSPEYVQECIGSGSIVIMQRDGHYTGIGKGLRTKINVNLGTSSSKVCLDDEIKKAQIAEKFGADTISDLSMGGDIDRIRKTIFSSTSLPITTVPVYQTVSEIGLKKMTADDILETVRSHAEEGMSSLVIHTVTSAMLAQIRKRKRILGVVSKGGSITSAFMAINECENPFIEHFDTILHICQDHDIVLSLGNTARSGCINDQRDMLQRMEEKNNVYLAEKAHAAGVQVIIEGAGGHIRLDRIAPMIRRYKKMADFPLFVAGPLPTDIGVGYDHIAGCAGASTASAAGADYLCYITPAEHLGLPTVDAVKEGLIAFRIAAHIGDTVKSGVMAEDRSVAMLRSVLDREGQVRCAIDPERASSLSDGEPECTMCGDFCAIKIIQELQ
- a CDS encoding transposase, producing the protein MLHSGSPNDSKIFSEIIAELMRRSILKENDSIILDRGCYAYENYAEPLLNHRILPLIIPKKNLNIRKLKNL